CCGGTGGACTCCAGCACACACTTCACCGCATAGGTCACCTCAACTTCGGCCTCACTTTCCCCCTTGGGCAGAAACAGGGTGAATTCAGCGTTTGTTGCTGCCGTATAGTTGTACGTGTACCCCTGCGAATCCAGGTTGCCGCTGTTGCGAATGCGAAAAGTCATGCCGCTTTCACAATCCAGCACGAAATCGGTATCAGGGGCCGTGCTGTCCGGCGCCTTGCAGTTAATCTCTATTTTTTTGCTCTCCCGGCCATTGCCGTCAGGGCAGCTGGCGGTGACCACGGCTTCACCCACGGGAATGTTTTTGATGTGGTAGGTACCGGACACTTCGCGAGTGATGGTTTCGCCGCGGGAGGGCTTGACCCGGATGGTGGCTCCCTTTAGATCGACTCCGTCTTTGTCGCGCACGTGGCCACGGACCTCACCGCAACAATCCAGTTCGAAATCGATGTCACCGTCCTTGCTCCCGGGGGCATCACAGCTGATGTCAACCGTTTGCGTCTGTTGATGCACGCCCGTTGCACAGGCCGCCGTAATCGTGGCTTCCCCCACCGGGATGTCGCTGATTTCAAAGGGGCTGTCGACTCGACGGGTAATGGTTTCATTCTGGGACGGCCTGACCTTGATGTTGACCTGCTTTAGTTCATTGCCGAACCTGTCGCGCACGTGGCCGCGGATCGTCCCGGCGCAATCCAGCTCAAAATTAGTAAAATCCTCCGAGATTCCGGGGATCTGGCAGGCGATGTCAACCGTTTTTGCTTGCTGGTGCACTCCCGCGGCGCAGGTAACGGTGACCGTGGCTTCACCGACCGGAATGTATTCGATGCGGTAGGGGCTGGAGACTTCACGGGTAATGGTTTGTCCCCCGGAAGGCTTGACCTCGATGGTCGCCCCCTCCAGTTCATTCCGCCACTTGTCACGGATGTAGCCGCGGATTTCCCCCTGGGGATGGTAGACGAGGTCCTCCCGGTACGTTTTTCCGGCGGTCAGCTTCAATGTCATTTTCACCGGTTGGCACTCCTTGTCCTCGGGATTGGTCAGGGTGCAAGGCATGCTCTCGGTCATGGAGATGCGCGGATCGGTCATACCGATATAGTCTTTGAAATAGCGACCGCCCTCGCGGGAGCGTGTCCGGTATGTGACGTTGTAGGGACCGGAGAGTTCGATCCGCACACCCTCCAGGGGATTGCCGTCGCGGTCCACCACCCGGCCTTCCATGCGCGTGGTGACGGGAATGACATTCAGAGAGACACCGACGGATGATTTACTACCGTCAATGATCACTGGGGGGCTGACCAGCGGGTCACCCGCGAAGATAAAATTATAGCTGAAACCGACGATGCGGTGAAACACGTAGGAGCCGAAAAGGGTGGACGGAAACAGCTGCTTGAAGTAGAACTTTTCCAGGCCGTCGGTTTCATACACGAAATTGGCGGATTCGCCCGAGCTGGTTTCCCTGCTGGTCATGTCGAAGTATATGCCGGCGGGCTCTTCTTCCGCCTCTTCGGTCATAATGACAACGCCCTCTATGACGATCTGCTGGTATCTGCTTTCCATGGTACCGACAACAATCGTGGAAAAGGAGCGCAAAAGCAGCGTGGCGCGCGCGTTTTCCTTATCAATTGCAGAAGGAAACAGCAGTTCTTCTTTGCCGCCGGACAACTTAATAAAAACGATGCGGTCAACATCCGCCAGCGCGGCCGCGGGCAACGGGAAAGAGATCAACAGGGGATACCGCGGCGCCTTCTCTTCCATGGTGATTTCGTAAGCGATTCCGAAGGTCTTTACCCCTTTGGCGCGGATGGGGGGCACGGTGGTCTTTTTGACCAGGGGTGGCTTCAAATCGGGACTGTTCCGGCCCGGGCTCCACTGCAAGCCATGAACCAGTTTTTTCAACTCAGGCACATCCCCGGCATTGGTTGGGGAAACGAAAAACAATGCGCATAAAATAAGAAAAAGACCAGAGAGCACAATTCTGTCGCGGCGAAGTGTCATCTGATTATACCTCTGCCCGGAATAATCTCAAAAAAAAACAAAACTATCAACCCCCGCAAACGAAACCCAAGCGTTCCATCACTTTCCGATCAGGATGTTCTGCCTTCTGCCACCTGTCTGTCCTTGTAGAAGGTAGAAAGTAGAAAAACGCATTGGGGCTGCTTTCGGCTTTATGCTTTCGACTGAATTGTCCCCCTCGCCACTTGCCTATGGCCCCTTGCCGGTTTTTCACTCTCCAACTTTCCAACTTTATTTTTATTGCGCTATAATATCCCTATTCGGAGGTCATCACATGCCGGACAAAGGAACCAAGAAAAAAGTCGTTCGTGTGGAAAGCCCGGAATCATCCGGGAAAGAAGTCAGTAAAGGCCGGGCGTTTACTCCCGCCCCGGAAGCCAAAAAGCGCGCGGGCAAAAAACGCCTGCTAGCGATCCTCTCCTGGATCGTGGCCATCGCCTGCGAAGCCGGAGCCATTTACCTGCTCCTGAAACCGCCCATCAACACCACCTGGCTGATCGTGCTGATCGCCGTGGACCTGGTATTTGTCGTGATCGGCTCGTTGCTGTGGAAAAAAGCCAACCGCCTGGATCCCGCCTCGGAGAAAGAGAAAGTCAGGTTCTTTGTGCAGAACCAGTTGGGCGTCATCATCGCCGTCATCGCTTTCCTGCCCCTGGTCATCCTCATTTTTACCAACAAGGACTTGACCGGTAAACAAAAGGGCCTGGTGGGAACCATCGCGATCATCGCCCTGGTCATTGCCGGCGTCATGGGCGTGGACCTCAACCCGCCCTCCCAGGAACAGTACGCCGCGCAAACGGCCGAAGTTGAGTCTCTGACGGGGGGCCGCGACTTTGTTTACTGGACCAAGTCCGGCACCAAGTACCACATCTATTCCGATTGCCACGCCATCAACCGCAAGGTGACGGACCAGATCTTTGAGGGCACGGTGGCGCAGGCGCGGGAACTCAAGAACATCACCGAGTTGTGCAGCTTCTGCAGGAGCCGGGCGGAAAAAGAAAAGCAACTGCAACCCGCCCAGACCCCGGACAGCACCGAGGTGCAACAGGAATAGCGGACCGGTTCTCAAAAAAGCCTATTTTACGACCGGCACTGAACCGGGAACCTGATTCTTTGCCCTTTGCTTACTGGTGATCCTTGACTACCGCGATCAGTTCCGGCAGGTCCATGCCGATCGCCTTCAGGTGTTCGATGCGGGGTACGCCGTCCGCGGTCCAGCCACGGCGCTTGTACACCGCGTCCAATAGTTGTTCATAGCGATCTTCGCGCCAGCGCCGGTGGAGGGCCAGTTTCTCTTCCACGCTCTTGCCCTCGGGATCCACTTGGATCAGTTCACGCAACTGCTTGTCGTACCGTTCGCTGCGGGATTCGTATTCCTCCGCCGTCAGCGGCCCCATGGCCCGGTAAGGCGGGTAATCGTCGACCCGCCGGCCGTGCCCCATGCGCAGGTTGAACACGCGCTGGAAATTGTAGACCCGTTCGGACTGGCGGATCATCTCTGTTTTATCAATCGATTTCCCGGTTACGGCGTTGTACAGGTCCACGTAGTTCTGGACATGCTCGGGCACCTTGGCCGGCTCATCGGTCTCGGCGTTGTTTGCCGGTTCCACGTCGTTCCAGGGCAGCTTGCACAACCCCTGCAACCCGAACCAGGTCCGGAACATGGGGAAATAGTGCAGGGCTTCGGCTTTGTCCTCAAAGGTAGGAATCTGGTTGTTGACCATGTCCATGAAGATCAGCCAGGCCTCGTCATGTTGAGGGCCCTTGTTGGTCATGTAGTAGCCGCCCTGCTGGGCCAGGGATTCCTTGGATTGATACTGGGACTGCTCCAAACCCTTGCCTTCGAATCCGATATCGTTGAGGAACTCAGGATCCGCGCCGTAGGTGTCGACAAAGTGCTTTTTCATGTAACGGATGCCCTTGCCCGCGAGAACACCGAAACCCTCGCCCCGGGCCATCTGGTGAAGCATCTCCAGGGTGGCCTCCCAGTTGCCCCACTCCAGTTCCAGGCCGCCGGTGCGCTCTTTGTTCAGCACGCCGATCTCGTAGCACTCCATGACAAAAGCCGTGAGGGTGCCGAAAGAGATGGTGTCGATGCCGTAGGTATCACAGTAGAAATTGATCTCCAGGATGGCGTGGGGATCGAAAATGGCCGGGTTGGCGCCGCAGCCGGCGGCGGTCTCGTACTCAGGACCGTCCACGATCACCTTCTCTCCCTTGTAGGGGCCGGTGCGGGGCACAAAGTCATCCACGGCGTGGGCGCAGGACATGGTGCAACCGTACCAGCAGCCGTCGGGGACATTCTGGGTCATCAACTTCGTCCATACGGAGGAGTCGATCTTGTACGCATCTTCGTGGTTGCCGAACTTGAAGTTCTTGACGGGCAGCAGGTCGTACTCGTCCATAATCTCCATCAAGTGTGCCGTGCCCACCTTGCGCATGCGGCACTGCTCGTCATCCAGGGTCATGATCTCGCGGTGGAATTTCATGCCGGTTTTCTGAATCGTCTTCTGGTCCACCGGGTGGTTGGAATCACCGCGCAAATTGGAATACTTGACCACGATGGCTTTTATTTTCTTGTTGCGAAAAACCGTGCCGATGCCGCCGCGACCCGCCTGTTTCAGGCGCAGCCCCTTGCGGCGCTTGTCGTAGTAGGAAAAGTTCAGGCAGCCGATCCAGGCGTGTTCCGCCCCCCGGCCCGCGGACACGGTGGAGATGTGCTGGCGTTCGGTTTCGTTGTCCGCGAACATGTCGGTCATCTGCTCCGCCAGGATGTGGGAGTTGACCTCCTCGTCCGGGGCTTCAAAAATCTGGATGCGGCCCTCGTTGCCGTTGATAAAGATGATCACGTCCCGTTCCGCTTTGCCCTGGATCTCCAGGGCGTCAAAGCCGGAAAACTTGAAATAGGGGCCGAAGTGGCCGCCCACATTGCTGTCGATCGGGATACCCGTAGTGGGCGAAATGGAAGTTACCAGTGATTTTCCCGCACCGGCATAGCTGGTGATGCCACCGATGGGACCCACGGCGATGTTGATTTCATTTTCCTCGGAGTCCCACTTGGTCTCCGGGTTCACGGCATCCCACAGCAGGCGCAAGCCGTAGCCTTTGCCCCCGATGAACTTCTCTTTCATTTCCGCGGGCACGGGTTTTTCGCGCACCTCGTTGAGAGACAGGTTGATGTACAGGGAGCGGTCCGAATAACCCTTTTCCAGGGGCCGCAACTCGTAGGTGAACTCTTTGAGCATCTTGTGCCGCGATTTCAGTTTTTCTATATTTTCTTTCATATCAGTCCTCCGTAACGATTTCGATGGCGGCGGTGGGGCACTCCTTGGCGCAGGCGCCGCAGGCAATGCACTTGAAAGGCACGATGCCTTCGTGGTAGGTTTGCATTGTCCCGGTCGGGCAGATGGCCACGCAAGCATAGCAACCGATGCACAAATTCTTGTTGAGCATGACAACACCCGCTTTGTTTACCGTCAACGCCATGGTGGGACATTCAGCCACACAGGTGCGGCACTGATTGCAAACGCTGAGGTCAAATTCGCCTCCAGCCTGATCCAGCACTTGAATACACGATTTTTCCGCCGACACCTCCTTAAAGTAAAGCTGGGAGCATACATCTTCGCAGGTGCGGCACCCGATACACTTTTCGGGATGGGTTTGCAAATACTTCATCGGCCTTCTTCTCCTTTCAATGACTCGATTTTTCGCTACCCATATACGGGCACACATGAATTCTAGGATTGATTGCCTTTCGAGTCAACCGGATTTAATCCAAATTCGTAAAACAAACTGAAACTGGGGACGGTGCTTGTAAGTATGTAAATACGGATTTTTGGATAACAAAAGAGAAAGCCCGCCTGCGGCGAAATACCAGAACGGAACTTTGATTATCCTGTCAGTAAAAAGGGGCCAGGTCAACGACTGACCTTTCTTTGTCATTTTTTTGAATTGTATCATGAGTCGGCCGATCCTTATTGAATTCCCAGGCTCCTGAAAACCAGGTCCAACGGATATCTAAAAAAGAAATCTGAATGGTCAAAAATGCACCCATTCCCGATTCACAGAAAAAGGCAGAAAATAATGAAAATGGAATTCTCGAGAAAAGTCAAACGTGGACTTGACCCATTTATCGGGTCTTTTATTCTTTTTCCGTAAGCGTTATATTTTTTTAATAGTGCTTGACCGGAGGATGCCATGCATAAGAGACCTTTGATCCTGATCGCATTTTTAATTATCGGTTCGTTCATTTATTCACAGACGGGTCCCGATGAATTCTTTAACAGGAAGATCGGTGAGGACCGGGTCCTGATAGCCTACCCGGATATCGTGAAATATATGCAATATCTGGGAAAGAATTCTCTGCGGGTGGTCACCCGGAACGAGGGGCTCTCCACGCGGGGGAACCCGATGATACTTTCTTTCATTTCATCGGAGAAGAACATTGAAAACCTTGAAGAACTGATCAGAATGAACAGCCGAATGGCCAATCCCGACCGGATGAAAAGGCTGGAATCCCGGATGCTGATCGAAGACGGGAAGGCCTTCATCCTGATCACCGGGACGATCCACTCCACTGAAATAGCCTCTTCCCAGATGATGCTGCTGCTTGCCCACCGCTTTGCAACGGGTTCCGGCGGGGAAATCGAGAACATTCTTGACAATACCGTTCTGATGCTGATGCCCTCCATCAATCCGGATGGGAACATTATGGTGACGGAATGGTATGAAAAGCATATCGGAACCGAATATGAAGGCGGGCCGCTTCCTTTTCTCTACCATCATTATGCCGGACATGACACAAACAGGGATTTTTTCATGCTGAATCTCAAAGAGACAAAAGTGGTCAATGCCATTTTGCATAAGAGATATTTTCCCCAGGTCTTCCTGGATATGCACCAGATGGGAATAACAGGTCCGAGAATGTTCGTCCCGCCCTTCAAGGACCCGATGAACGATAACCTCGACCCGGTGCTTCTGAGAGAAACGGATCTGATCGGTTCATATATGGCATTCAAGCTCCAGGAAAAAGGAAAGAAGGGCGTGGCCTCGGGGTATGGTTTTGACGCATACTGGCCCGGCGGATCAAAAAATACAGCGTGGTATAAAAATGTTGTCGGTATCCTGACGGAACTGGCCAGCGTCGCGATCGCCTCTCCCGTTTTTATAGACAAAAACGAATTGATGTCTTCGTCGAAGGGACTGCCGGAGTACAAAAAGCAGACGAATTTCCCCGACCCATGGGAGGGAGGATGGTGGCGGCTGAAGGATATCATCGATTATGAGTGTATTGCCGCGGAGGCTTTGTGCGAAGTTGTTTCCGCAAACAGGAAGAGTTTCCTTCAAAATTATGTGAACTGCGGCATTGAAAGTATCCGGAAAGGCCGGGCGGGGGATCCGAAAGGTTATATTATCCCCGGCAGCCAGATCGATCAGACGGCAATGATGGCCTTTATCCGGAAAATGGCGGAAGGCGGCGTCAGGGTGTTCAGGATCGGCCGGGATAAGGTTTCCGGCGGACGGCTGATCAGCGACGGGTCCTATTACATACCGCTCGCTCAGCCCTATGGCAATTTTGTCCGTTTGATGATGGAGAAACAGGTTTACCCCGAAATAAAATACATGAAAGAAGGACCTGTCATTGAACCTTACGATGCGGCCGGCTGGACCCTCCCGATACAGATGGGCGTTCAGTATCTGGAAGTGAACACAGAGCCTGCCGGACCGGGAGAGATGGAGGAAGTCAGCGGATTCACTACTTCGGCTGAGGCCCCGGAGGGACAGGGGGATCTGATGGTCATTCCGACCGGGGATACAGGAAGCGCGCTGGTGGTGAACCGGCTGTTGAGGAAGAAGGTTCCTGTATTCAGGAGCACTACCAACGGAACTCTTTGTAGGGGTGATTTTGCGATCAATGTAAAAAACATCGACAGGTCATTGATTGAGAAAGTACTGAAAGACACCGATGTGAAGGTCCGGATGGAGGAGGGAACGGATCCTGCCGGCCTGAAAGAGCTGAGAAAGCCGGAGATTGCGATATACCAGTCTTTCCTCCCCAGTATGGACGAAGGGTGGACCCGCTGGGTGCTGGATGAATTCGGGTTCGATTATTCGGTCATTCATAACGCTGACATGAAAAAAAGGAATTTACCGGGCAGGTTTGATGTCATTATCATCCCGGACATGGACCGGGAGGCTGTGGTGAACGGGAAGTATCGCGGGTATCGTGGGAAGTATTATGAGCGGATGCCTTCGGAGTACAAGGGTGGGATCGGCAAAGAAGGGATCGAAAATCTGGTCCGTTTCGTGCGGGATGGAGGATCTGTTATTTTCCTGGATTCTTCATATGAGATCGCAGCCACTGATTTCGAACTTCCCTTCGAGAATATACTTAAAGACAAACAAAATAGACGTTTCTATTGCCCCGGGTCGATATTGAAAGTAAAGATCGATACAGAAGATCCGATCGGATGGGGAATGAATGAGGAAAATGTTCTGTTCTTTTCAAACGGCCCGGTCTTCCGGACAATGATGCCGGTGAATCATCACATCCGCAGGCGTATTGTTTCCCGGTTTAAAGACAAAGGGCCCCACCTGGTCAGCGGCTTTTTGAAGGGGGGTGAGTTCCTCGACCGGGCTGTTTCATCAGCAGTGTTCGACTACTACAAAGGCAGCGTCATCCTGTTCGCCGGCAGAATCCAGCACCGGGGGCAAACGTTTGCCACCTTTAAAATGCTCTTCAATGCCCTTTATTATTCCGTGCTGAACTGATCTTACGGCCGGGTTACCTCAATACTGATAGGAACCCCTATTCCAAGGAACTGCCCTCACCCATGAGCACGGCCGCCAAGCTGGACAGGACCTGCAACGTCTGGGCCTCGATCCCTTTCGCATGGGGTCCTTTCCCGGGAACCACGGGCAATTGCCCGGATACGTAGACCAGGCCGTTGTGGATCACCGTCTGGCTGTAATATCCCGCCGGTGCCGACGCGTTTTCCGTAAACACGAATTCCATTTCTTGCTCCAGGTACGTGATCTCTTTGGCGAAAACGATGCACCACGTCCCCCCCTTCATACCATGGAAAACCCGCGCGCGGACCTGGCCCTTGCGAAGTAAAGCAGACGGGCCGCAACCGCGTTTGTGGATAAAAACAGTTGAAGAGTTGAAGAGGAGGGAAGTTGAACAAGTTGAGGAGACTGGAAAGTAACTTTATACGTTTATACGCACCGGCCCCAAGTTTTTTTTCGTGCCTTATTCCTTCTTCGTTATTCCTTATTCAGAGCTTTGTCCTGTCACCTGTCTTCTGGTCTCCTGCCACCTTCTTTTTACTTCTATTCTCCCCGCAACGCCACGATCGGATCCAGCATAGAGGCTTTACGCGCCGGGGAAACTCCGAAAATCAGGCCGACCAGCAGCGAGAACCCGAACGCGGCCAGGATGGAAGCCAGAGAAACGCTCGTGTTCCAATCGGTGGCAACCGCGATAACCAAGGCAACCGCGATACCGAGAGCGATGCCGATCAAACCGCCGCCCACGCTCAAAATGGCCGATTCAACCACGAATTGCCATGTAATGTCCTTGCGACTGGCCCCGACCGCCATGCGCAAGCCGATCTCTTTGCGCCGCTCACGAATGGCGATCAGCATAATCGCCAATATGCCGATGCCGCCGATCAAAAGTGAAACCCCGCCGATACTGGCAATCAGGGCGGTAAAGGTGTCGGTTGTCTCGCGCTGGGCATCCATTAATTCGGTCTGGCTCTGGATAGTGAAATCATCCGGTTTGTCGGACCGGTTCAGGCGATGGCGCTCGCGCAACAATTCTCGCACCTGGCGCTTCGCCGCCGCCATCTCGTCCGGGCCGTTCGTCTGCAGGTAAATCGAACTGATGTAATCCTGGTTAAAGACCCGGCGCAATGCCGTTTGAATGGGGATAAAGATCTGGTCGTCCTGGTCCACACCGTTCAGATCAACGCCCTTAGACTCCATGACGCCGATCACCTCGAACTGAATCTGTCCGACACGTATGGTCTTGCCGATGGGTTCAGTGCCCTCAAAGAGATTGTTGTCTACAGATCGACCCAACACCGCCACCCGCCTGGATGCACGATTTTCACTTTCGGAAAAAAAAATCCCCCTTTGTGTACAAAAACTGCGCACCTCGGGAAATTCGTGACTGGTTCCCACCACCGTGGTGTTGCTGCTCAGGTTGGCGAACTTGACCTGGACTTTTTTGCTTTGAATCGGCGCCGCGTTGCGAATCAGGTCGAGATTGTTCTTTATCGCCTCGACATCTTCGAGACGCAACGTGGTCACTGCACCACGCATCTGTGCACGCCCGGCGGATTTCTCTGCCTGGCCGGCATTGACAATCACCAGGTTGGTGCCCATGTCCCTGATCTTGCTCAGCACTTCTTCCTGGGCGCCGTTGCCGATGGCGACCATCACGATAACGGCGGAAACCCCGATGATAATGCCCACCAACGCCAGGATCGAGCGCAACTTGTGCGCCATCAACTGCTTGCGGGAAATCTTAACGCTCCGTGCCAATCTCATGACCGCATCGCCTCCACAGGTTGCAATTTGGCCGCCTGTCCGGCCGGCTGCATGCCCGCGGCGATGCCCACCAGGCTGGAAAGGACAACACCCAGCAAGATGGCCTGCCATGAAGTTGCGACCGGAATCCCGCTGAACAACTGCAGGGCGCGCGCGCTGATGCCGCCGAACACGATGCCGATGGCTCCGCCCGCAATTGTAACCGCCACCGCTTCCAGCAGAAACTGCATCTTGATGTCCTTGCTGCGCGCGCCCAGGGCCTTGCGCAGGCCGATCTCTTTTTTGCGTTCACTCACCGAGATCAACATGATGTTGGCCACCACCACCCCTCCGGCGATCAACGAGATCCCCGCCACCAGGACCAGGAAAATACTGAAGGTGCCGGCGATTTTCGCCGCCATCTCCGCCACCTCTTCCGGCGCCACAACCCGGAAATCGTCGGGGATACCACGGCCGATACGGTGGCGTTCCCGCAGAATGGCGCGGATGTCGGCGGCAGCCCGGGTTACATCTGAATCGGGGTTGAGCAGGATCTTGATGCCGAAAAGGTAATCCACGTTGGCCACGCGTCGCAGGTATGTGGCCAGGGGGACGTTGACGCGGTTGTCCATATCACCGCCGGACGCACTGGTTCCCTTGGTCTCCATTACCCCCTTTACCTGGAAATAGACATTGCCGACGCGGATCTGCTTCCCCACGGGATTCTCGCTGCCGAACAATTCGTTTTTTACCGTGGGTCCCAACAGGCACACCCGGTTGCGACTCGCCATATCGCTCTCAGAAATAAAATCACCGGTTTGCACATCCCAGTCCCACACGTACGCCCAGGCCGGCGTGATGCCGAACATCGGGGCCGTGGCTGATCGTTCCCTATACTTGATCTCCGCATTGGGCAGGCGATTGAAAGGCGCCAGATCCTCAACCGCGCGTACTTGCCGTTGAATCGCCTCGGCGTCTTGCAGCGTCAACGTGGTTACCGGACCACCACTGACGGGCCGGCCCATTTCCCTGCCGCCGCCGGCAAACACCATCAGGCTTTCAAAGCCGAATTTCTTTACGCGGTCCATTACCCGCTTCTGCGCTCCCAGGCCGGCGGAAACAATGATCGTCAGCGCGGTGATACCGATCACAATCCCGGTCATCATCAGGAAAGTGCGCTGCCGGTTACGCCCCAAACCACGGCAAGCGGTCTTGATCAGCCTAGTGGTTTTCACGGACCGCCTCCTCGGCGGGCAGGGCTTCCAGCTCTTTTGCGGCATCCAGCGGCTCGGAGTTTACACGATCCTCGGCGACCCCGCCGTCCGCGATGCGGATCACCCGGCGTGTATGGGCGGCGATATCGGGCTCATGCGTGACCAGCACGACAGTACGGCCCCTGCGGTTAAGTTCGGCAAACAGGGACATGATCTCCAGGCCGGAACGTGTGTCCAGGTTGCCCGTGGGCTCGTCAGCGAATATGATCTCGGGATCGTTAACCAGTGCCCGGGCAATGGCCACGCGCTGCTGCTGACCGCCGGACAGTTCACTGGGAAGATGGTGCGTGCGCTCGCCCAGTCCCACGGATTGGAGTGCTTCCCTGGCCAGTCTGGTCAAATCCTTGCGCTCGGAATAGATCAACGGCAATTCCACGTTCTCCAGCGCGCTGGTCCTGTCCAGCAGGTTAAAAGACTGGAACACGAACCCGATCACACGGTTGCGGATCTTGGCCATTTGTTCATCATCCATGCGATTGACTTCATGGCCGTCAAGCGTCAACGTTCCGCTGGTGGGTTTGTCCAGGCAACCCAGGATATTCATCAAACTCGACTTTCCCGAACCAGACGTTCCCATGATGGAGACGAACTCGCCGCGGCGAATGTCCAGTGAGACGTCGTTGACCGCTACCACCCTGGCGCCGCCTTCTTTGCCGTAGATCTTAAACAGGTTTCTGGCCTGGATCAGCATATCACTCATACCGTTGTCCTTTACTCAAACGAAACCAGCACGGTCTCGCCTTCATCCAATCCGCTGGTGACTTCGATCATGCCGCCGCTGGTCCAGCCGGTTTCCACTTTTCGGGCTACAGGCTTTCCTTTCTCCATCACGGTGACGAAGCTCTGGCCCTTTTGCCGGTGGATGGCGCTCAAGGGAATGGTCAACACCCCCTTGCGGGTTTCGAGGAAGATAGAGACCTTGGCGCTCATCTCCGGGCGCAGGGTTTTGCCCTGATGGTCGGTGATCTTCAAGGTGACCACGTAGTTAACCACGTTGTCCTGGATCACCGCCTTGGGATAAACAGCTGTTACCACACCCTTGAAATCAATGTTTGAGTAAGTGTCTACTGAAAAAGTGGCGACTTGTCCATCTTTGATACGCCCGATGTCAGTTTCATCCACATAAGCCCAGACTTCCAGCCGATCAAGATCGATAATGGTCACAAAGGTGGGCGCGGCGAAGCTGGCGGCCACGGTTTCCCCCTCCTGGGTGGACACGGAAGCCACGATCCCGGTGATGGGCGCCGTGATCTTGGTGTAATCCAATTGCACCCGGGCGTATTCAAGGTTGGCCCGGGCCTGCTCCAATTGCGCCTTGGCCACTTCAAAGGCTTTTTCCGCCAGGTCCACCTGGTTCTGGGAAATGTATTTTTTCTCTATCAGGGATTTCTGTCTGGCCAGGTCCAGTTTGGCGTAATCGAAATTCGCGGCCGTGTTGCGTTGATTGGCGAGGGCCTGGCTGTACTTCGCCTGCAATTCCGCGGGATCCAGCTCGGCAATGATCTGTCCCTTTTCGACAAAGTCACCCACATTGGCGTAAATGCGCTTGACCAGGCCGGAAACCCGTGAGCCCACCCGTACTTCAGCGCCCACCATGGGTTTGATAACCCCCGTTGCCAACACATTGGACCCGACATCCTTCCGGGTAACGGTTACCGTCTGCTGT
The genomic region above belongs to Candidatus Aminicenantes bacterium and contains:
- a CDS encoding aldehyde:ferredoxin oxidoreductase, encoding MKENIEKLKSRHKMLKEFTYELRPLEKGYSDRSLYINLSLNEVREKPVPAEMKEKFIGGKGYGLRLLWDAVNPETKWDSEENEINIAVGPIGGITSYAGAGKSLVTSISPTTGIPIDSNVGGHFGPYFKFSGFDALEIQGKAERDVIIFINGNEGRIQIFEAPDEEVNSHILAEQMTDMFADNETERQHISTVSAGRGAEHAWIGCLNFSYYDKRRKGLRLKQAGRGGIGTVFRNKKIKAIVVKYSNLRGDSNHPVDQKTIQKTGMKFHREIMTLDDEQCRMRKVGTAHLMEIMDEYDLLPVKNFKFGNHEDAYKIDSSVWTKLMTQNVPDGCWYGCTMSCAHAVDDFVPRTGPYKGEKVIVDGPEYETAAGCGANPAIFDPHAILEINFYCDTYGIDTISFGTLTAFVMECYEIGVLNKERTGGLELEWGNWEATLEMLHQMARGEGFGVLAGKGIRYMKKHFVDTYGADPEFLNDIGFEGKGLEQSQYQSKESLAQQGGYYMTNKGPQHDEAWLIFMDMVNNQIPTFEDKAEALHYFPMFRTWFGLQGLCKLPWNDVEPANNAETDEPAKVPEHVQNYVDLYNAVTGKSIDKTEMIRQSERVYNFQRVFNLRMGHGRRVDDYPPYRAMGPLTAEEYESRSERYDKQLRELIQVDPEGKSVEEKLALHRRWREDRYEQLLDAVYKRRGWTADGVPRIEHLKAIGMDLPELIAVVKDHQ
- a CDS encoding FtsX-like permease family protein produces the protein MAGHLAGCCPFQPGGHRRGHAAGRTGGQIATCGGDAVMRLARSVKISRKQLMAHKLRSILALVGIIIGVSAVIVMVAIGNGAQEEVLSKIRDMGTNLVIVNAGQAEKSAGRAQMRGAVTTLRLEDVEAIKNNLDLIRNAAPIQSKKVQVKFANLSSNTTVVGTSHEFPEVRSFCTQRGIFFSESENRASRRVAVLGRSVDNNLFEGTEPIGKTIRVGQIQFEVIGVMESKGVDLNGVDQDDQIFIPIQTALRRVFNQDYISSIYLQTNGPDEMAAAKRQVRELLRERHRLNRSDKPDDFTIQSQTELMDAQRETTDTFTALIASIGGVSLLIGGIGILAIMLIAIRERRKEIGLRMAVGASRKDITWQFVVESAILSVGGGLIGIALGIAVALVIAVATDWNTSVSLASILAAFGFSLLVGLIFGVSPARKASMLDPIVALRGE
- a CDS encoding RidA family protein, which encodes MKGGTWCIVFAKEITYLEQEMEFVFTENASAPAGYYSQTVIHNGLVYVSGQLPVVPGKGPHAKGIEAQTLQVLSSLAAVLMGEGSSLE
- a CDS encoding carboxypeptidase regulatory-like domain-containing protein, with protein sequence MTLRRDRIVLSGLFLILCALFFVSPTNAGDVPELKKLVHGLQWSPGRNSPDLKPPLVKKTTVPPIRAKGVKTFGIAYEITMEEKAPRYPLLISFPLPAAALADVDRIVFIKLSGGKEELLFPSAIDKENARATLLLRSFSTIVVGTMESRYQQIVIEGVVIMTEEAEEEPAGIYFDMTSRETSSGESANFVYETDGLEKFYFKQLFPSTLFGSYVFHRIVGFSYNFIFAGDPLVSPPVIIDGSKSSVGVSLNVIPVTTRMEGRVVDRDGNPLEGVRIELSGPYNVTYRTRSREGGRYFKDYIGMTDPRISMTESMPCTLTNPEDKECQPVKMTLKLTAGKTYREDLVYHPQGEIRGYIRDKWRNELEGATIEVKPSGGQTITREVSSPYRIEYIPVGEATVTVTCAAGVHQQAKTVDIACQIPGISEDFTNFELDCAGTIRGHVRDRFGNELKQVNIKVRPSQNETITRRVDSPFEISDIPVGEATITAACATGVHQQTQTVDISCDAPGSKDGDIDFELDCCGEVRGHVRDKDGVDLKGATIRVKPSRGETITREVSGTYHIKNIPVGEAVVTASCPDGNGRESKKIEINCKAPDSTAPDTDFVLDCESGMTFRIRNSGNLDSQGYTYNYTAATNAEFTLFLPKGESEAEVEVTYAVKCVLESTGADTPNRIVSISPSNYTLDTRIRWRVEKHEKSNGVAGYVFSGEAIHHDTKEINVVVDTGSSMSPIMSTDFSGVPAPADQILDPLSFTVRKGANVDEFPFVRKRERSDTMPQGVIGTQGSARNRYRNEIRIDLAGGGRN
- a CDS encoding 4Fe-4S dicluster domain-containing protein: MKYLQTHPEKCIGCRTCEDVCSQLYFKEVSAEKSCIQVLDQAGGEFDLSVCNQCRTCVAECPTMALTVNKAGVVMLNKNLCIGCYACVAICPTGTMQTYHEGIVPFKCIACGACAKECPTAAIEIVTED